Sequence from the Megalops cyprinoides isolate fMegCyp1 chromosome 4, fMegCyp1.pri, whole genome shotgun sequence genome:
AACCTCTTACGAAAAATGTTTATGATCTCCATACATATTCTATAAAGCCTATAGATATTGTCCTGAAAGAATCGTTCGTGCACTGTTTAGGCCTATCTATTCCCATATCAATGATTATCACAAGGATGCACACTGATCCTGGAAAGCTACCAAGTATTGTGACATTTCTGACATCACCCCGTGTGCATCACGGTGTGTGCGAGTCCAGCGCTTGGTACCAGCCATTTGGGGAGACAGGGGGCAGATCCCCGGTTTTCCGTCACCAGTGTACCTCGTTTGCAGCCTGAGCGCGGGAGCACCCCTTTTCGGCGGCGTAGCCCACCTCGTCCGGCGCCCGGAGCAGCTCCAGCGGCGAGAATAACAGCCAGCAGAGATACCGCGGCGAGAGTGCAGGCCCGCCCCGCCGAAACCCACACCTCTGAGTATGCAACCCCAAAGAATTTGTCTGAACGTGTCTCATCCACGAGTCCCATGGCCACAAtaatcaccatcaccaccactaccaccatgAAAACCTTGGCAAACAGTGAGAGGGTGTACGGTACCGTTCCGTTCCAGACCCAGCAGCGGGTGCCGACACTATCCTCCCACAAAGCGCCCTAGTGGTCAAAACCACACCAAGTAGCCTAAGGTGGCCTGTCTCTGTGGGAGACTTGTGGGACGTCTGGGgtctgctgtttcctctgtcaTGTTTTAAGTATGTTGCAAACTCATGAATCGCGGGGACACAAACAGGTTTCCTCTATGGCGGCTGATTAAACACCATAAAATAGTATCAACAGTGTGACATAATGAAACAATCATACTGTGATTTCAGCGTTACCAGCGGGTCTCCCAAGATATATAACACTGAATCGCTATAATATTTAGGCTCACACGTGGAGGCTCTTACCAGCCATGTATACCGCTGGAGATTGTAATCTTGTATGATTCCTGCATTATTACGCCAGACTGCTGCGAGTCATTAGTAGAAGCCTGTCGCTATCTTTATATGTCAAGTGTATGCAGACAGTCAACAGTCTAAGTAACAGTGTCTTTAAGACCTCAGATAGAGGTGCATCCTGGAACATACAGAGAAATAGGAGATGCTTTGAGGATGAAACTGGACATCAACATTATCATAATAATGGCCAGCAGGGAGCACCGGTGGGAGCAGTGAGCAGCGGtgggagcagtgaggagcagggagcagCGGTGGGAGCAGTGAGCAGCGGTGGGAGCAGTGAGCACCAGTGGGAGCAGTGAGCAGCGGtgggagcagtgaggagcagggagcACCAGTGGGAGCAGTGAGCACCAGTGGGAGCAGTGAGCAGCGGtgggagcagtgaggagcagggagcACCAGTGGGAGCAGTGAGCACCGGtgggagcagtgaggagcagggagcagCGGTGGGAGCAGTGAGCACTGGTGGGAGCAGGGAGCACCAGTGGGGCCAGGCTTCTGTTTtaacctgttttgttttgtttaaatgtgctgtATGCTCAGAGGTGTCATATCTCATATAATCATGCTGGGAGTTTTGGACCAGTATCAGACCGGTACTCCTTTAGTGTCCAAATGGGTGTGATCATGAGGAAAGCAGTCAGCAGAAGCATGGCAGTAAGAAGGTTTAATGAGCGTTTCACCCCAGATCACGCCAGCCTCATATTTACACAGAAGCaacatttctttctgtctgtgattaTTGGAGAGGAAAGGCATTCTAGTGACTAATCTGTCAAGACAGTTATATTCTGTGTGGGACAGGAAGAGCAGGGATGGCACGCTTAGCATTGACACAGTTAGCATTTAGCTCTGGCTGGTTGATTATTTTGGTTGATTAAACAATTCTGAACAGCCCACACAGTAGCTCATATTGTATCAGTGGAGTAACTCTGGGGATATaaacactccctctctcagagaGGGGGGTGCAAACGGCTCTGTGACAGGGGCTCTGTGCCAGAGGCAGGGTGTGTTAGGGGCAGGGTGTGTTAAGGGCAGGGTGTGTTAGGGGCAGGGTGTGGGCAGGCTGGCGTAGGTGGACGTCCAGTAGTGTACAAAGCGTGTTCTGAGCTCACGCTTGACGGAGTCCTTGCTGATCTTGTTGTTGATGTCCAGGTAATGGCGTCCTGAGCTGGTGAAGGCGGGCCAGGTGGCAGGAACTTGGGACTCACCTTGGTTAGGGTCACTATGGAGACGGAGAGGAGGAGGTAATCTCAGAAAAATAATCAGGTGAGCAAACATGTATGCTGCACCTGTTACTGCAGAGGAAAAGACGGCAGGACCAGCACCTGAACAACAACAACCCTCTTTAAACTCCATCTCACATCTCACCTGCAGAAACCTTCCTAACAATCTTTTGGATTTTTAGTGTAAATGTATCAGtttatcaaaaacaaatatcaatCTTTGTAAATGACTGTGATGCTTATTTTATCCAATCTCAGTACTAACAAAAGTGTAAAATTGTATCCTTAAATATTACTGATGAAAAATAACTATGTGGTGCAGTACATCTTCCTCTCGCTACGCCGTCACTCTGAAATAGCTCTCTAACGCAGAGAGgatgggttagggttagggttagggtctgaagcagagaggatgggttagggttagggtctgaagcagagaggatgggttagggttagggttagggtctgAAGCAGAGAGGATGGGTTAGGGTCTGACGCAGAGAGGatgggttagggtttgggtctgacacagagaggatgggttagggttagggttagggttagggttagagtctGATGCAGAGAGGATGGGCAGGTTTACCCGGTTCTGGCAAAGTTGGTCCAGTAAGCAATAAGGTATGCAGAGACGTCACGGTGCCGGGGGAGGTAGGCCAGGGGGGTAGAGAAGGGTTTCCCGAAAACGTACTGCACGTCCTCGGCGTGGTCGGACCCCATCCAGCGGGGGAAGCCAGGGATTCGGGTCGGCATGGAGAAGACGTAGGAGTAGGAGCGAGCACCcctgcagccagagacacacagcaatgcagccagtgtatgggggtgtgtggggtgtaTGGGGGTGTATGGGGGTGTAGGGGAGTGTAggggagtgtgtgggggtgtatgggggtgtgtgggggtgtgtggggtgtatgggggtgtgtgggggtgtaggGGGGTGTAGGGGGTCGGAGAGTGTTGAGACCTGGCGTTTTTCTCGTGCAGGTAGAGGGCAGTCTGCGTCGGCACAAGGAAGAGGTAGTCTGTCTCGATGTCCACCACAGTCTTCTTGATGGTGTCCTGGTCAGGCTGGGGGACCCAGCTTCGTGTGTAGGTGCTGTAGGAGGAGTTCAGAGCCGGCTCACCCTTCTCTGCGGTCAGCCCAGCCAGCAGCCTTCTGATGTCCTCACTACAGCAGAGGGGCCAGcgcagagtggagagagagagtcagagagctGTTTCAGGTGTGAATTTTACTTCCAGAaaacctgtgcatgtgtgcctgtgtgtgtgtgactgtgtatgtgtgcatgcatgtgtgtgtgtgtgtgtgcgtgtgtgtgactgtgtgtgtgcgctcgcgtgtgtgtgcaagtgtgtgcgactatgtgcgtgtgtgtgtgtgtgtgtgtgtgtgtgagtgtgtgtgtgtgtgagtgtgtgcgactatgtgtgtgtgtgtgactgtgtatgtgtgcacgtgtgtgtgtgtgtgtgtgtgagtgtgtgtgtgtgtgtgtgtgtgtgtgtgtgtgtgtgtgtgtgtgtgtgtgtgtgcgtgtgtgtgtgtctgtgagtgtgtgttcccTCACGGGTAGGTGGGCTTGTTATTCTGGTTGATTGACGGGACGTCCATGCCAGCAAAAAGGTGTCCGTCCATGTCATTGGTGCCGGCGATGTAGTCGATGTGGGCGGTGTTGTGGAAGAGTCTGCTTGGGAGGTCAGGGATGAAGTCTCCATCCACCACAGGGGACAGCTCCAGGGAGAAGACCACCGGGCCTGCCGGGAAGCCAGGGACAGAACCCAGCACAATGAGGATATTTATACATCAGCCTTGTACTGTTAGAGGCGCTGAATCACCATGCTTCACTGTCTCTGGGGACTCCTGCCATCTCCCGTAACTATGATACTAAGATAAAAACATGCAGATTGCAATAATAGTAaaattgctgtttattattGACAGTCTCACACACTGTATTACGGACTATATCAACTTCTGTGTGGAGAATGCCGTACCCAGCAAGACTATACTGTGTTTTTCCAACAATAAACCCTGGATTACTCCTGACATAAAGGCTCTCCTGAAGGAGAAATGGAGGGCCTTCAGGTCTGAAAACAGGGAGGAACTGAAGAATGTGCAGAgtgagctgaggaggaggatcagggaggggaaaaacagctaCAGGAGGAAGATGGGGGATCAGTTGCAGCAGAACAACACCAGCGCAGTCTGGAGGTGCCTTAAAACCATCTCTGGCTACAAGGAACCCACCTACCAGCCTGTGGGGGACCGAGAGTGGGTGAATGAtctgaacattttctttaatagATTTGATCAGTCATCTACCCCTCCCCCTGTCCAGCCCTCCTGTCTGCAACCCCCATCGTTTTCCCCCCTGTATActgccccaccaccaccaccaccaccccccttcccACAACATTCAGCTCACAGCTACCCCGCACATACACTGCATTTCCTGTCCAATGtactacacccccccccacatcctCCAGCATACAGCCCCCCTGCCCCAACCTGTCCGTCACAACAAACCAGGTGGGGAAGGAGCTCAGGAGGCTTAAGGTGAGGAAGGCTGCAGGTCCGGATGGCATCAGTCCAAGGCTCCTCAAGTCCTGTGCAGATCAGCTGTGCAGGATAGTTGGGCACATCTTCAACCTGAGCCTGAAGCTGGGGAGAGTGCCACAGCTGTGGAAAACATCCTGCGTGGTACCAGTGCCAAAGACTCCGCACCCCAAGGACCAGGCCAGTGGCATTGACATTGCACCTGATGAAGACCCTGGCTGGTCCTTGTCCATCTCCGCTCCCTAGTGAGCCCATCAATGGACCCGCTACAGTTCGCTTATCAACCTGGCATTGGGGTGGAGGATGCCATCATCTACCTCCTACACAgatccctctctcacctggaAAAGGCTGGGAGCACTGTGAGAATCATGTGTTTTGACTTTTCTAGTGCCTTCAATACCGTACAGCCCTCGCCCCTGAGGGAAAAGTTGGAGTGTACAGGGGTTAATCACCATCTTACAACATGGATTCTGGACTACCTCACCAACCAGCCACAGTATGTGAGGATACGGGACTGCAAGTCTGACATGGTTATCTGTAGTACGGGAGCCCCACAGGGAACAGTCCTGGCTCCCTTCCTCTTCACCCTTTACACTGCAGACTTCACGCACAGCTCAGCCAACTGCCACCTGCAAAAGTTCTCTGACGAATCCGCAATCGTTGGCCTAATTACAGATGGAGACGACAGGGAGTACAGAGAACTGACCCAGAACTTTGTGGATTGGTGTCAGCGGAACCGCCTCCAGATCAATGCAGGGAAAACCAAAGAGATGGTGGTGTATTTCCGCAGGTGCAAACACTCCCCTCCTACACCAGTGAACATCCAGGGAACGGACACTGAGATGGTGAAATCTGATGGTGAAGTACCTGGGAGCTGAACAATAAGATGGACTGGTCTGACAATACAAATGCACTATATaagaaagcacagagcagacTCTATCTGCTGAGAAGACTCAGGTCTTTTGGAGTGCAGGGAGCACTCCTGAGGACCTTTATTGACTCTGTGGTGGCATCAGCCATTTTCTATGGAGTGCTTTGCTGGGGCAGCAGCATCTCGACTGCTGACAGGAAGAGACTTAACAGACTGGTTAAGAAGGTCAGCTCTGTCCTGGGATGCCCCCTCGACCCAGTGGAGGTGGTGGGAGAAAGGAGAATGATGGCTAAGCTATCTTCCCTGATGGAGAACAAGTCGCACCCCATGCAGGATTCTGACAGCACTGGGCAGCTCCTTCAGTGACAGGCTGCTTCACCCGCGGTGTGTAAAGGAGAGATACTGCAGGTCctttcttcctgctgctgtcagacttTACAATCAGACTTGACAATAGACTCTGCTCCCAGAGGACCACACACATCAAAGTTGAAAATCCACTCATGTGCAATATTACTGTTTAATGTCTATTTAAAtgtgtactgtctgtttttatttattaactatTTACTACTATTTATGTTGTTTGCTtacttattttaattatttcttgttcttttttctacTTTATGCAGCTGTAACACTGTAAATTTCCCCGCAGTGGGACAAATAAAGGATTAGCTTAGATCTTACTGCACATTATTGTTACTGAAGTTATACCACAGCACCAGTTCCCTCGTCCATGTAGCAGaggggttaaggagcaggactcataaccgaaaggtcaGCAGTTCAAGTCCCCACTgctggcactgttgctgtacccttgggtaaggtccttaacctacaactgcctcagtaaacatccagctgtataaatagatcacattttaaagaaagctctggataagagcttctgctaaatgccaataatgtaatgcaatggaagtgctccccctgctcccccctgcttccccccccccacactgaccgtctcccagctcctccagggccAGCTTCCCCGCTTTGGTGAGGGCCACAGGGTCAGTGATCTTCAGACATCCCATCATGCCCTCCTGCGTGGGACAGCCAACCGTCTGTGCCACCTGCAGCCCCGGGGGGACACAGCATCGCCTCTCAGGACAGGCGTGGGTAACGGAGGTGCACATCAAAGGGTGTCAAATACAGCGTAGCAAGACCAGGCCTCTGAGATCAGCAGTaatgttttgcaaaaatgtgTGACTGATGATGCTAAACCAGTCAGGTCTTAAGTGTTGATGTAACACCGAGTCCACACCCATCATCAGAGCACacggaacccccccccccccccccccccgggaaaCAGGATCAGGTGCTATAAGGGTGGTACTCTGAGTTACATTACCGATGGTTCTGCTACAGTCCCTCTGTTCAGTTTGGCTGTGGGAGCAGTGCCCTGCACACTGTGACCCTGCCACATGAGCGAGTGAGAGTGAGACACGACAGGCCGTGTGCGGCAgggcagacaggaagagagctGTGATGCAACAGACCTTCTGAGCTAAAGCCAGCGGCTTCTTCTGCAACGCCCAGGGGCTCAGCGCCACCCCACACTGCGAGATCGCCCGACGAATCACACCCTTATTATAGGGAGACAGcatctgtggagagagagagggaggagagggagggggagaggggggagggagagggagagagagagagagagaggagggcgggggagagggaggagagagagggaggagaggggggaaggagagagggaggagagggagggggagagggagagggagggaggggggggagaggggggagggagagagaggaaggagagggggggagagagaggagggcgggggagagggaggagagggaggggggggagagagagggaggagagggagggggagagggagagggagggaggggggggagagggagggggagaggggggagggagagggagagggagagagagaggagggcgggggagagggaggagaggggggggggtgagagagggaggagagggagggggagaggggggaaggagagagggaggagagggagggggagagggagagggagggagggggggagagagggagggaggggagggaggggagggagagagaggaaggagagggggggagagagaaagcaagggcaagagaaagagagggaggagaaagggagacagagaaagaatgacagaggggagggaaggggagagaaatTTCCATATAAACAACATGAGGCTCTTGGGAGCAAGCCTCCCTGCGGTGCAAACAAATAGCATTTCATCCCGGATGTTTGTGAGGGTGTTGGAGGCCGCAGGGACAGGGCGCAGAGGTGAGTCATACCTGGAAGCTGACACTCGCAGCCCCTGCTGACTGCCCGAAGATGGTGATGCTGCTGGGGTCTCCTCCAAACGCCCTTATATTCCTGTGGACCCAGGAGATGGCAGCGTGCTGGTCCCACAGGCCATAGTTCCCTGCAGCAGGAGCGGGGAGTCAGAGGGGGCAGGGCGCACTGACTCCTGCAGCAGGTGTGAGTCAGAGAGGGCAGAGCGCACTGACTCCTCACCCCAGCACAGGCCTCAGTCTGAGCTGCTCCACACTCCCGCCTGCTTAAGTGGCAGCATATAAAATGTATAGCATGTAAGCGGCCCCAGAGGAGCGTTACTATGATGAGCAGATTAATAATGCAGCGGAAATGTAAGCTATGCTGGAGCGTCTCGCACGACACAAGCCAGCCTTGCAGCCACATCCCATCATGCCTCACTGCGCCGAGCCGCCCAATCACAGCTCACCAGGCCCGCTGGCATCCCCGGTGCTGAGGAAGCCCAGGGTGCCCACTCGGTAGTTGACAGTGATCACAATGACCTTGCCCCTGTCGGCAATCTCCTCTCCGTCATACAGACTGTTCCCCATGAAGCTGACATCGTTGGAGGCCCCCAGCAGGAATGCACCCCCAAATATGTAGACCATGACAGGCAGACCAGTGGAGACTGTTAGGGAAACAggagtcacagcacacagcacaaaagaGTCAGAGCACACAGTCTGTCGCTGTGCAGAGAATCGTTGCAGGGTCATTGGCTAAATGGGTGCACTGCACAGAGCTGCGCATGACTGCGCATACTCTCTGGCTGTCACTGTCAGACTCGTCACTCTCGCCTGGAGCCGCTCCCCGCGGCAGCGTCAGAATGCCCGACCGGCCAGCAGACCCGAGCGGCGATGGGGTACCTGTGCGTCCCTGAGGAACCCAGATGTTGAGATACAGGCAGTCTTCACTGCCCTGGGTGCCCGTCTGCAGCAGGGTCACCTGCAGACACCTCTCCCGAAATTTGGTGGCCTTCAGCACACCTGTGGAGACACAAAGAGAACACGAGCAGCTGCCATTGGACAGTTTGGGAGGGGACGctcacagctgtgtaaatgattGAGGGACTTACAGGTACTTTACTGCACTCCTGCTCACCTGACCACCCAGGGTGCGGTTTAGGCTTCTCAAATCGCCCTGGCGGAGCAGCGAAGGGGATCCCCTTAAAGATGTCCACTGAGCGGAAGAGACCCAGGCGATGATTCCTCCCCTCCACCATCCCCCCCTCTGTGGACACAACTCCcagctaaacacacacacacacagaaacacacacacacagaaacagactgagGGAAACTAGTCTGATCACACTAGCCTGATCAAAGCTGCTAAGTATGACCTGGCATTTTCCGTAAAATTTTGGAACCGATTCTCAGCGCCTCCAGCCAGACTCACCCCCACCACACGACTATTTTTTCATACTTTGGCGCCCTCTACTGGCACCACAGTCAGTATTGCGCCTCTCCATAGACGAAGATTGAATTGGTAACGACACTCTAACAACATCTTCGGGTTTTTCAATTGGAAAATCCAAATTCATTGTATTTTCTGGTAAAGTAAATGGTTTACTAATAGTTTTGTTATACAAATGTGATAATAGTTTTGTGATGCTTGGCTGTGTTGACAACACCCTGTTTAACAATACCATTACTGAGGAGTTATTACAATAAGCACGAGCTACCATTTATAAAATGCCAGGAGCACTTTATTTTATCATACATGATTTCCCAGGGATTTACAAGGGAAGTACTTGATAAcaatttaaactttttaatgAAACTCTGATACAGCTAGTACTTGGTAACATAAATACCGGtactaatatatttattaaaaactaCTTGGTAATGATTGAGAATTATCTCAATTAATTCCACTGAAAGCAGTGAGTAATTATGTGGTAGGATCATCAGTGTTACCTGCTAATTACTGCCTTCTGCAAAATGGCCAGACACTTTGTACTTACTCTACATTCCCTAGAGGCCCTTCAATGGCCTCATTACTACTGTTCTCATTAGTTACCTTTTAAtcaaaatacaatattaatattattaattattacaaaCATAATTTCCATGAAACTATTACACATTAGTAATGAGTTGCTTATTTTGTACTTGATTGCATAACGGCTACATATGCTAATTGCTACACATTTATCTTGGAAATTGCATCTATGCATCTTGGATCTATTCAAAATGTTCCCAGTACTTCCTCAGAGAATGCCAGCCAAATATGAATGCCTGTGGTGATGTGAGTAAGTAATCCAACCAACACGCagcatctgtctctctcacacagctcaATTCTCACTTTGCTGGGTCCATTTATCTCACAAAAGCCCCACTGTCATGACTGAGAACATTTAAATTTCTCAGCAATTTgctcttttcctttcctgttttaCAGTCTTGTTTTGCTTGCTAGATGCTGGGAATCAGACTTTTATCAAGAAGGTTGCTGGATCCAGTCCCAGGTGTCACACTGCTGAGAACCAGAATCCCTGCAGCGAACGTCCAACTAAACAGATCAttgatatgtaaaaatgaaattaacttAAATTATTATGCCtgataaaggcatctgccaaTGAAATAATGAGAGCTATGAGGACCCCTCCCAGTACATACGGTAGCAGCAGAAGCAGCCTGCAGACACAGTGTCAGAACCGCCAGGAACCTCGATGTATCCATGGCCAAACGCAGACGagttccccctctccccctctctcggAGTATTTATACCACCTCCTGGCCTTTCTGCCTTTCATATCAAAAACACATGACCTTCATGCTCACCATATCACTCTGTCGCCAAGGACGACCGTGTGACATAAGAAACGTTTGTGGCCAGCACAACAGTGAGGTGGTGTTTCCTAAGGTTACACACCAGATTTCATCTCGCTGGATATAGGACCCCACTGGCTTCTGCTCACTTCGCATGCTATTTTATTTGGTCATCTGGTTCACAGGTATCTGTGTAAACCTGCCACACCTTCAGAACACCTGGCTGTACCCCATGCCTGGCGCACATCGCGTGTGCTGTCGTTAATCAGCCCAGAGAAGTCTCTGTGTACAGCCTCACTGAGC
This genomic interval carries:
- the LOC118776039 gene encoding bile salt-activated lipase-like — protein: MDTSRFLAVLTLCLQAASAATLGVVSTEGGMVEGRNHRLGLFRSVDIFKGIPFAAPPGRFEKPKPHPGWSGVLKATKFRERCLQVTLLQTGTQGSEDCLYLNIWVPQGRTVSTGLPVMVYIFGGAFLLGASNDVSFMGNSLYDGEEIADRGKVIVITVNYRVGTLGFLSTGDASGPGNYGLWDQHAAISWVHRNIRAFGGDPSSITIFGQSAGAASVSFQMLSPYNKGVIRRAISQCGVALSPWALQKKPLALAQKVAQTVGCPTQEGMMGCLKITDPVALTKAGKLALEELGDGPVVFSLELSPVVDGDFIPDLPSRLFHNTAHIDYIAGTNDMDGHLFAGMDVPSINQNNKPTYPEDIRRLLAGLTAEKGEPALNSSYSTYTRSWVPQPDQDTIKKTVVDIETDYLFLVPTQTALYLHEKNARGARSYSYVFSMPTRIPGFPRWMGSDHAEDVQYVFGKPFSTPLAYLPRHRDVSAYLIAYWTNFARTGDPNQGESQVPATWPAFTSSGRHYLDINNKISKDSVKRELRTRFVHYWTSTYASLPTPCP